Proteins encoded within one genomic window of Triticum aestivum cultivar Chinese Spring chromosome 2D, IWGSC CS RefSeq v2.1, whole genome shotgun sequence:
- the LOC123048196 gene encoding uncharacterized protein — protein sequence MEDHGAGCHPLLHGHLQPAHPALAYGPWDPPLVPFDDGNHHHQQQLECFSTASELRDALLRALAELDAARGAHREELRRVEHEAARLVACAAAERDELRRHCHSLLLLLHHHTAAQPPPQSVPDPPLHGVLGLGGGGAGAMAVAMDEAATSEEEAEVEMALARRLPEKGRLVEAVVSAGPLLQTLLLAGPLPRWRHPPPPASADVIPPFNPGRPDGNYSLSSASASASSSPESNCSGGNAPPAAAQPQHALPCFHMSSSSFCM from the coding sequence ATGGAGGACCACGGCGCcggctgccaccccttgctccacggccacctccagccggcccaccccgcgcttGCCTACGGCCCGTGGGACCCGCCCCTCGTCCCCTTCGACGACggcaaccaccaccaccagcagcagctgGAGTGCTTCTCGACGGCGTCGGAGCTGCGGGACGCGCTGCTGCGCGCGCTGGCCGAGCTGGACGCGGCGCGGGGCGCGCACCGGGAGGAGCTCCGGCGCGTGGAGCACGAGGCGGCGCGGCTCGTGGCGTGCGCGGCCGCCGAGCGCGACGAGCTCCGGCGCCACTGCCactccctcctcctcctgctccaccaccacaccgccgcccagccgccgccgcagAGCGTGCCCGACCCGCCGCTCCACGGCGTCCTGgggctgggaggaggaggagcgggcgcCATGGCCGTGGCCATGGACGAGGCCgccacgtcggaggaggaggccgaggtggaGATGGCGCTGGCGCGGCGGCTGCCGGAGAAGGGGCGGCTGGTGGAGGCGGTGGTGTCGGCGGGCCCGCTCCTGCAGACCCTGCTCCTGGCCGGCCCGCTCCCGCGCTGGCGCCACCCGCCCCCGCCCGCCTCGGCCGACGTCATACCGCCCTTCAACCCCGGCCGCCCCGACGGCAACTACTCCCTCTCGTCCGCGTCCGCGTCCGCGTCGTCGTCGCCGGAGAGCAACTGCAGCGGCGGGAACGCCCCGCCGGCGGCAGCTCAGCCGCAGCACGCGCTCCCCTGCTTCCACATGAGCTCCTCCTCCTTCTGCATGTAG
- the LOC123051016 gene encoding meiosis-specific protein PAIR3, translating to MTEIKLPNIQKATSSDHWSLASNQYPSGKFPKVSIGILHTRSSSAAAAAAPAFERNLSQRTDGRSRPPKADNASLRVSQEAANHGGSATEAPEAAHVRVSLSQLDDHAREQTGTFSFGTRKEQGSQLDQLQKTSFVNSQGKRQVESADKTKSNSEVLRMKLRGILGTSQTKQAVASPNPEDIETPDQPKSLATNGPSSGIKKVYTSRFPDIIKTPDLLNCQTATYAKSKPSSDPIESDSDTPQVVEVRPVTRTLGRKKAPAASKKQDKNQSAKKPLSTSRSAPKQKTLDNVFVFDEKCTPKTVGKSANGNSRCLRNLRSSNRKAKVELKKVHCSDKISDKITQDAREGQLSSRNAASENKGEKTTSFSSLSRTGKTAESHSRSPTTEKRLNGMAKVGLQKMQLSEKLLPTTLNEGEDKVSSQNISSKSKENYSSLLHRKENSNLSKASDRSPQAHKPAGNTFNLPPSGAASPSPEPKMYPWGNEASPQINGKPSGAASPSPEPKMYPWDNEASPQINGKPSGAASPSPEAKKYPWENEASPQINGKLGEKFASPLADRFRDMGDDFASPTFATNVNGYHTRSKVLHDDTYSPKYPKSVNRSRSSSFASDPGSEPLDGMDKTYELPKSESPNSSEERENKKQPYLSPILPTEDEMAQTSIPSFGKGYRTRRWLSDVDSPDKSPPENLDRKSHLKEGKRSKRRLPSPVPFATSGTQETIMSDKEPVQCPDDYLNRAFDELLLVLGRFQTKIKSETRNRSSEILAGTGEIIRQHLEGVEVQMQDDVDKLVNAGKSKRKRLNSTFEEQQEQLRVLHEKFKEEVNQQLLGCKNSLEEFEAYHAELKAVAEKQKASHKKLLQHAESRVGSQLNDAEIKIAKVQKRARKKMNGLKHVLKELITDTAD from the exons ATGACGGAGATCAAGCTGCCGAATATCCAGAAA GCTACATCAAGTGATCACTGGAGTTTGGCCAGCAACCAGTATCCATCTGGTAAATTTCCTAAGGTATCAATTGGCATACTTCATACAAGGTCaagttctgctgctgctgctgctgcccctgCATTCGAGAGGAACCTGTCTCAGAGAACTGATGGAAGATCTAGACCCCCGAAGGCGGATAATGCTTCACTCCGGGTCTCACAAGAAGCTGCAAACCATGGTGGATCTGCTACAGAGGCACCTGAAGCCGCCCATGTTAGGGTTTCTCTGTCACAACTTGATGACCATGCACGTGAGCAAACCGGAACCTTTTCCTTTGGAACAAGAAAAGAACAAGGCAGCCAGCTTGACCAACTGCAGAAGACATCCTTCGTCAATTCACAAGGAAAGCGCCAAGTGGAATCTGCAGATAAGACCAAGTCCAACAGCGAAGTGCTCAGGATGAAGCTGCGGGGGATCCTTGGTACATCACAAACCAAGCAGGCTGTTGCTTCACCAAACCCTGAAGACATTGAGACACCTGACCAACCTAAAAGTCTAGCAACCAATGGACCATCTTCAGGGATCAAGAAGGTTTACACGTCACGTTTTCCTGATATTATCAAGACACCTGATCTGCTCAACTGTCAAACAGCTACCTATGCAAAGAGCAAACCATCCTCTGATCCAATTGAGTCAGATTCTGATACTCCACAAGTAGTTGAAGTGAGGCCTGTTACTCGCACCTTGGGTCGCAAGAAAGCACCAGCAGCCTCCAAGAAGCAGGATAAGAACCAGAGTGCAAAGAAACCATTGTCTACTTCACGTTCTGCACCCAAACAGAAAACACTGGACAATGTCTTTGTTTTTGATGAGAAATGCACACCCAAAACCGTGGGGAAATCTGCAAATGGTAACTCTCGCTGCTTGAGAAATCTTAGAAGCTCAAATAGGAAGGCTAAAGTAGAGCTTAAGAAGGTCCATTGTTCTGACAAGATTTCTGACAAGATCACACAGGATGCTAGGGAAGGACAGCTATCTTCTAGAAATGCAGCATCAGAGAATAAGGGAGAGAAAACCACCTCCTTTTCTTCATTGTCCCGAACTGGAAAAACTGCTGAGAGCCATTCTAGAAGCCCTACAACGGAGAAACGGCTGAATGGAATGGCTAAAGTTGGGCTTCAGAAGATGCAGTTGTCAGAGAAGTTGCTGCCCACGACACTGAATGAGGGTGAAGATAAGGTCTCTTCGCAGAATATTTCATCAAAAAGCAAGGAAAATTATTCTTCATTGCTGCACCGGAAGGAGAATTCTAATTTGAGCAAAGCTTCAGACAGAAGCCCTCAGGCACATAAACCAGCGGGGAATACTTTTAACTTGCCACCATCTGGCGCTGCTAGTCCATCACCTGAACCGAAAATGTATCCATGGGGCAACGAGGCAAGTCCCCAGATAAATGGTAAACCATCTGGCGCTGCTAGTCCATCACCTGAACCGAAAATGTACCCATGGGACAATGAGGCAAGTCCCCAGATAAATGGCAAACCATCTGGCGCTGCTAGTCCATCACCTGAAGCGAAAAAGTACCCATGGGAGAACGAGGCAAGCCCCCAGATAAATGGTAAACTGGGAGAGAAGTTTGCCAGTCCATTGGCAGACAGATTCAGAGACATGGGAGATGACTTTGCAAGTCCTACTTTTGCAACTAATGTAAATGGCTACCACACTAGAAGTAAAGTGCTACATGATGACACATACAGCCCCAAGTATCCAAAAAGTGTGAACAGGTCAAGATCAAGTTCCTTTGCTTCTGATCCAGGGTCTGAGCCATTG GACGGGATGGATAAAACCTATGAGTTACCTAAAAGTGAATCTCCTAATTCTTCAGAAgaaagagagaacaaaaagcaaccATATCTTTCACCCATTTTGCCAACTGAAGATGAAATGGCTCAAACTTCTATTCCAAGTTTTGGGAAAG GATATAGAACTCGCAGATGGCTTTCAGATGTAGACAGTCCTGATAAATCTCCTCCAGAAAATCTGGATAGGAAATCACATCTAAAAGAGGGTAAAAGAAGCAAACGGCGCTTACCTTCGCCTGTTCCTTTTGCCACTTCTG GAACACAAGAAACTATAATGTCAGACAAAGAACCCGTGCAATGCCCAGATGACTACCTAAACAG GGCTTTTGATGAGTTACTGCTGGTGCTGGGAAGGTTTCAAACCAAGATCAAGTCTGAAACAAGAAATAGAAGTTCTGAGATACTGGCAGGTACTGGAGAGATAATTCGCCAGCACCTCGAGGGAGTTGAGGTGCAGATGCAGGATGATGT GGATAAGCTGGTCAATGCAGGAAAATCTAAAAGGAAGCGACTAAACTCAACATTTGAAG AGCAACAAGAACAGTTACGGGTTCTTCATGAGAAGTTTAAGGAGGAGGTTAACCAGCAGTTGCTTGGTTGCAAGAACTCTCTCGAGGAATTTGAAGCCTATCATGCAGAACTTAAGGCAGTAGCTGAGAAGCAAA AAGCATCACACAAGAAGCTCCTCCAACATGCCGAGAGCAGAGTTGGTTCTCAGCTCAACGATGCCGAAATCAAAATCGCGAAGGTTCAGAAG AGAGCCCGGAAGAAGATGAATGGCCTGAAACATGTGCTCAAGGAGCTCATCACCGACACCGCAGATTGA